A portion of the Stigmatopora argus isolate UIUO_Sarg chromosome 15, RoL_Sarg_1.0, whole genome shotgun sequence genome contains these proteins:
- the LOC144090331 gene encoding uncharacterized protein LOC144090331 isoform X1, with protein MTLPAEETLGEEPQEAKAGVGRGVLWWLWATFQGTSPEAVSDVSSLQRTQEFPGQPQQESVATDQSSTEDFQDRPDENSGQNDPERMVNSSSISKGQQRCLLC; from the exons ATGACGCTCCCAGCCGAGGAAACCCTAGGGGAGGAGCCGCAAGAAGCCAAGGCAGGTGTTGGAAGAGGTGTTTTGTGGTGGCTCTGGGCTACTTTTCAGGGTACTTCTCCAGAG GCAGTTAGCGATGTTTCCAGCCTGCAAAGAACCCAAGAGTTCCCTGGACAACCTCAACAG GAGTCTGTCGCCACAGATCAGAGTTCCACCGAGGATTTCCAGGATAGACCAGATGAGAACAGCGGTCAGAACGATCCGGAGCGCATGGTAAACTCCTCCAGCATCTCTAAAGGCCAACAGCGATGTTTGCTGTGCTAG
- the LOC144090331 gene encoding uncharacterized protein LOC144090331 isoform X2, translated as MTLPAEETLGEEPQEAKAVSDVSSLQRTQEFPGQPQQESVATDQSSTEDFQDRPDENSGQNDPERMVNSSSISKGQQRCLLC; from the exons ATGACGCTCCCAGCCGAGGAAACCCTAGGGGAGGAGCCGCAAGAAGCCAAGGCAG TTAGCGATGTTTCCAGCCTGCAAAGAACCCAAGAGTTCCCTGGACAACCTCAACAG GAGTCTGTCGCCACAGATCAGAGTTCCACCGAGGATTTCCAGGATAGACCAGATGAGAACAGCGGTCAGAACGATCCGGAGCGCATGGTAAACTCCTCCAGCATCTCTAAAGGCCAACAGCGATGTTTGCTGTGCTAG
- the LOC144090091 gene encoding nesprin-2-like codes for MLRFFRMLVVALETPAESSHEEKERLKSARTALEENRTVLGEFLGIRAELEPRLSRTQREATENVLQARHREWREVEIFVERALHHADVLSRSCSSLLLELSYLRARVESISNDLEDIHPQGSPWDFQKAEQLMMGHAEVKAARMKYLLLKERSEDLPSSLWPKEAMEIKQALLIVKDQLCLTDEWISSSIQNCSHPTVKNLLTLVGSGLSWTKQMECEIEGRREKISLLPEEVHRQLRTFKKLQSEVTDKQRELKSQLKAAAEHLVQTDQNEEMSAVHLEELLRSISEKLSRAVGDVESALQVREKMSEQIAELDSWVERHLERDTTEDYIRTESQNPSKDQIQELLIETEKQFAACEVLFMKSKDMASELSVTEDCRLFDKLTNLREDINAIANHQRDNKNQLEEHVRFVESTNGVFIALENSMGQMQEELNKMSFPITRESLQVLESFKYILLEHKSKIDILPPREEKSSELYSAICQIRNNVTSLQSKAKDHEKYLSTRKLVEDLKEAVEEQLNQSERDGSQVLEKYKSYQKLLLRLTLIQELCKEVGAQLQKISTDLHPSQSFSEQQRLQENEDSLRDSEMRVLHELGILESALRKDLDLDSERKVMRVFLEDVHVALQNPPLIKPKEMHIIQEYRRVLFLKMTVESRMRILQHRKEDEDGTRSSELEDLKNVVLRQCDSRMDDISDARTSLRNYSHTVMQALEFFRDFEVSLLTLPGVAGACSEKLEDTRELLASLEDRFQTFVDELSQVSLHSFLSPEDVEPLQESILSLLLVRISTLKAKGYLQLENLSSCAEKSRKYSKCHLEICQRMKEAETVLEHFISQKVDSLADCDERHQKLQVLQEDLDLSQKCLEETVEWCSDQSCRGRRDLPTATAWRRIGALRLCSQRLIARLGQRIVEWRDVSDAVENASAVLRKLEEELPKPAPIWASGEEVLDLRQRWGQYQDRLECEHHAVSALELRVANLFGVPANLEQAPLTPLCQQLQAMQALYQNIKKRTREGLEQMDLELEEKRKMQEELQVVWVWLTAADSLLAEIEPSSSVAAELQEIHGQLRIQKALVHRIEERLRSKYFESDMVPVEIHCQMEEIQKTMQDVQVKVEEAIEKSGPIHKIAAKLLETQAGLRSVQKRLEDRSSNVDEAELAQKMVWDELREWHSCLMALEADVQALEKPQEVLSLTERLVEVQQLHVQLVNQAEEKTTLLSQMQTWLQEHREMITGARSWMSESQEWLGAARTYATANCLREQVQALKTVLDDSAQIRSTLQGFAGILDQMSQVVNVSSLREQLLETEGQVAAVQDSFSVPLCQLEHAAAEVERMETEVRKMETNVSEIKTIFCSPETFPSPKEKHLKMLEQRIQSMRSAIADIQKARVHLCLPEKGEDNLTVFIVIDQLQTLLLELEKKVPALFIQESAAKPQSAQPSASQAEVEEASSEDADTFLTL; via the exons ATGCTTCGCTTCTTCCGTATGCTGGTTGTGGCCTTGGA AACACCGGCGGAGAGCAGCCACGAGGAGAAGGAGCGCCTGAAGTCGGCGAGGACAGCTTTGGAAGAGAATCGGACCGTCCTGGGCGAGTTCCTCGGCATCCGAGCTGAACTGGAGCCTCGTCTTAGCCGCACTCAACGGGAAGCTACCGAGAATGTGCTTCAGGCTCGACACAGGGAATGGAGAGAAGTGGAGATATTCGTGGAGAGGGCGTTACATCACGCAGATGTTCTGTCACGCAGCTGCAGCAGCCTTTTGCTGGAGTTATCCTACCTCCGGGCTCGTGTAGAGTCAATCAGCAATGATCTGGAAGACATACACCCTCAAGGATCTCCGTGGGATTTCCAGAAAGCAGAGCAATTGATGATGGGGCATGCTGAGGTTAAAGCCGCCCGCATGAAATACCTGCTTTTGAAGGAGAGGTCCGAAGATCTGCCCTCCAGCTTATGGCCCAAAGAAGCAATGGAGATCAAGCAAGCTCTCCTGATTGTCAAGGACCAACTTTGTCTCACCGACGAATGGATCTCCTCTTCGATCCAGAATTGCAGTCATCCCACCGTGAAGAATTTGCTGACACTGGTGGGGTCCGGCCTCTCGTGGACCAAGCAGATGGAGTGCGAGATTGAAGGCAGGCGAGAGAAGATCTCACTGCTCCCTGAAGAAGTTCACCGACAGCTCCGGACGTTTAAAAAACTGCAGTCCGAGGTCACGGACAAACAGAGAGAACTCAAGTCACAGCTGAAGGCGGCGGCAGAACATTTGGTTCAAACGGACCAGAACGAGGAAATGTCAGCGGTTCACCTCGAAGAACTTTTGCGGTCCATCTCCGAGAAGTTGTCCCGTGCCGTCGGAGACGTAGAATCCGCTTTGCAGGTCAGAGAAAAGATGTCAGAACAGATCGCAGAGCTGGACTCCTGGGTTGAAAGACACCTCGAGAGGGACACCACGGAGGACTACATCAGGACAGAATCCCAAAACCCCAGCAAAGACCAGATCCAGGAACTGCTCATCGAGACCGAAAAGCAGTTTGCTGCCTGCGAGGTTCTTTTCATGAAGAGTAAAGACATGGCGTCCGAGCTCAGCGTCACAGAGGACTGCCGGCTTTTTGACAAGCTGACCAACCTCAGAGAAGACATCAACGCCATCGCTAACCACCAAAGGGACAACAAAAATCAGCTCGAAGAGCACGTTCGATTTGTCGAATCGACTAACGGCGTGTTCATCGCTCTGGAAAACAGCATGGGACAAATGCAAGAAGAGCTGAACAAAATGAGTTTCCCCATCACCAGAGAATCGCTGCAAGTTTTGGAATCCTTTAAATACATTCTTTTGGAGCACAAGTCCAAGATCGACATCCTCCCACCCCGAGAAGAGAAGTCAAGTGAATTGTACTCGGCCATTTGCCAAATACGCAACAACGTGACCAGCTTGCAATCAAAAGCAAAAGATCACGAGAAGTACCTCTCCACGAGGAAGCTCGTGGAGGACCTGAAGGAAGCCGTTGAGGAACAGCTAAATCAGAGCGAGCGAGATGGCAGCCAGGTTCTGGAGAAGTACAAGAGCTACCAGAAACTTCTTCTGCGCTTGACTTTGATACAAGAACTTTGCAAGGAGGTTGGCGCTCAACTGCAAAAGATATCAACTGATCTACATCCTTCTCAATCTTTCTCAGAGCAACAAAGACTTCAAGAAAATGAGGACAGCTTGAGAGACTCAGAAATGAGGGTCCTCCATGAGCTTGGGATCTTGGAGTCGGCTCTCCGCAAAGATCTAGACCTTGACTCGGAGAGGAAAGTCATGCGAGTTTTTCTTGAGGATGTTCACGTGGcgctccagaaccccccactCATCAAGCCCAAAGAAATGCACATTATTCAGGAATACCGTCGCGTACTCTTTTTGAAAATGACGGTCGAGTCCAGGATGAGAATTCTACAGCATCGGAAAGAGGACGAGGACGGAACCAGATCCTCGGAGCTCGAAGACTTGAAAAATGTCGTGTTGCGTCAATGTGACTCACGAATG gacGACATCTCGGATGCCAGGACTTCGCTGAGGAACTACAGCCACACTGTCATGCAAGCTCTGGAGTTCTTCAGGGACTTTGAGGTCTCTCTGCTCACACTTCCCGGCGTAGCTGGTGCTTGCTCCGAAAAGCTGGAGGACACCCGAGAACTCTTGGCCTCGTTGGAGGATCGCTTCCAGACATTCGTGGATGAGCTGAGCCAAGTTAGCCTGCATTCTTTTCTGTCCCCCGAGGACGTAGAACCACTTCAAGAAAGCATTCTGAGCTTGCTCCTGGTCAGGATTTCCACCCTTAAAGCAAAGGGCTACCTTCAACTGGAGAATCTCAGCAG TTGTGCGGAAAAGAGCCGAAAATACTCCAAATGCCACCTGGAAATCTGTCAGAGAATGAAGGAAGCCGAGACCGTTCTGGAGCATTTTATCTCTCAGAAGGTGGACTCCCTGGCCGACTGCGACGAGCGCCACCAAAAGCTTCAA GTTCTACAGGAAGATCTGGATTTGTCGCAGAAGTGCCTTGAGGAGACGGTGGAGTGGTGTTCGGATCAGAGCTGCCGAGGACGGCGGGACCTACCCACAGCAACTGCCTGGAGACGCATCGGCGCTCTCCGCCTTTGCTCGCAGCGGCTGATCGCCAGACTTGGACAGAGGATCGTGGAATGGCGTGACGTCTCCGACGCC gTGGAGAACGCCTCGGCTGTTCTGCGGAAGTTGGAGGAGGAGCTCCCCAAGCCCGCCCCAATCTGGGCCTCTGGCGAGGAAGTCCTCGACTTGCGGCAGCGGTGGGGCCAATACCAGGACCGACTGGAATGCGAGCATCACGCTGTATCTGCGCTGGAATTGCGCGTAGCCAATCTGTTCGGAGTCCCGGCCAATCTGGAACAAGCTCCGCTAACTCCACTTTGTCAGCAGCTGCAAGCCATGCAGGCCTTGTACCAAAA CATTAAGAAGAGGACCCGAGAAGGCTTGGAGCAGATGGATCTGGAGCTAGAGGAGAAGCGAAAAATGCAAGAAGAGCTGCAGGTGGTTTGGGTTTGGTTGACGGCAGCCGACAGCCTCTTGGCAGAAATTGAGCCCAGCAGCAGCGTGGCGGCGGAACTACAG GAGATCCACGGCCAGTTGCGCATACAGAAAGCCCTGGTTCATCGCATCGAGGAGAGACTGAGGTCTAAGTACTTTGAATCCGACATGGTCCCGGTAGAGATTCATTGCCAAATGGAGGAGATCCAAAAGACCATGCAGGATGTCCAGGTTAAG GTTGAAGAAGCCATCGAGAAGAGCGGACCAATCCACAAAATAGCCGCAAAGCTGCTAGAGACGCAAGCGGGCCTGAGGTCGGTCCAGAAGAGGCTGGAAGACAGAAGTTCTAATGTGGATGAGGCCGAGCTCGCTCAAAAG ATGGTCTGGGACGAACTGCGGGAGTGGCACTCGTGCCTGATGGCGCTGGAGGCTGACGTGCAGGCCTTGGAGAAACCACAGGAAGTACTCTCTCTGACGGAAAGATTGGTGGAGGTGCAGCAGCTCCATGTCCAATTGGTCAATCAGGCAGAGGAAAAGACAACACTCCTAAGCCAG ATGCAAACTTGGCTTCAGGAGCATCGGGAAATGATCACCGGGGCCAGGAGTTGGATGTCGGAGTCTCAAGAGTGGCTCGGCGCCGCGCGAACGTATGCTACAGCTAATTGTCTGAGGGAGCAGGTTCAAGCTCTGAAG ACGGTGTTGGATGACTCGGCACAGATACGAAGCACCTTGCAAGGTTTTGCTGGGATCCTGGATCAGATGTCCCAAGTGGTCAACGTCTCAAGCCTTCGAGAACAACTTCTAGAAACCGAAGGACAAGTCGCGGCTGTTCAGGACAGCTTTTCAGTTCCTCTGTGTCAACTCGAACACGCTGCCGCC GAGGTTGAAAGGATGGAGACCGAAGTCAGGAAGATGGAGACCAATGTCTCTGAGATCAAAACAATCTTCTGTTCCCCAGAGACCTTTCCGAGCCCCAAGGAGAAACATCTAAAG ATGCTGGAGCAGAGGATTCAGTCCATGAGGAGTGCCATCGCTGACATCCAGAAAGCCAGAGTGCACCTTTGTCTTCCGGAGAAGGGCGAGGACAACTTGACTGTCTTTATTGTCATCGATCAGCTCCAAACATTGCTGCTAGAACTGGAGAAG AAGGTTCCAGCTTTGTTCATCCAGGAGAGCGCCGCCAAGCCTCAAAGCGCACAACCGTCAGCATCCCAAGCAGAGGTAGAAGAAGCCAGTTCAGAAGACGCAGACACATTTTTAACG CTGTAA